A window of the Fusarium poae strain DAOMC 252244 chromosome 3, whole genome shotgun sequence genome harbors these coding sequences:
- a CDS encoding hypothetical protein (TransMembrane:7 (o12-34i87-111o117-140i152-175o206-224i387-407o413-432i)), with amino-acid sequence MEEVEFDADIAGIGVLIAFVATSLAVIIVLVFAFSTLSVPLRLLNTGDIVMAARMRRLYRRLRSWLPKLKRAKEEDNRNERVAAYKAFLLSTSDQLLVSQVAILIAAFIIYSEITIYSVNIVVALGCLASTVHLGCFPFYLDRLEDHSAAKFFRVLAMIAGSGMLIFMLIVQLSYSWDMETHVYFTCAMQDFDIDGNTFANRFIDLFVPLTVLYGTYEIVKLLYTQQPRDIESTNRHTEAQKGISPPPRINHVAHIMTGIFIEMHPICRIPERLQRCIDTNSTDQLSTIEKEALYIYIRLQRNSTDNSENIYRQLQLELLDQNPKTPTLRDIWQRVDENQRNTLVNNWLQMKALALLSPETGIQPHLKLRSVLAAERWAFHQCRGSFVWRIFWLWSGNVYGTATIFASRVTRIVMIVLLASLTLRRVTDLIFMAKVTKSMPEILYRLGSDNLNEPSQVGDQASRMVMAQGAVETNQDVQEEYID; translated from the exons ATGGAAGAGGTCGAATTCGACGCTGACATCGCTGGGATAGGA GTCTTAATAGCTTTCGTTGCAACATCTCTAGCCGTAATCATTGTACTGGTCTTTGCCTTTTCTACTCTTTCAGTACCCTTACGACTTCTCAATACAGGGGATATCGTCATGGCTGCTCGTATGAGGCGTCTGTACCGTCGACTACGATCATGGTTACCGAAACTCAAGCGTGCCAAGGAAGAGGATAACAGGAACGAGCGAGTGGCTGCCTACAAAGCCTTTCTGCTCTCAACAAGTGATCAACTTCTCGTTTCACAGGTCGCTATTCTGATCGCTGCATTCATCATATATTCCGAAATCACAATTTACTCCGTTAACATTGTTGTGGCACTAGGATGTTTGGCATCTACTGTCCACCTTGGCTGTTTTCCATTCTACCTGGACCGTCTGGAAGACCACAGTGCCGCAAAGTTTTTCAGAGTACTTGCAATGATTGCAGGATCCGGTATGCTCATATTTATGCTTATTGTACAGTTATCGTACAGTTGGGATATGGAAACGCATGTCTACTTTACTTGCGCCATGCAGGACTTTGACATAGACGGGAATACCTTTGCCAATCGCTTCATCGACCTATTTGTTCCTCTTACTGTCCTCTATGGCACATACGAGATTGTTAAGCTTCTATATACACAGCAACCGCGAGATATTGAGTCAACCAACAGGCACACTGAGGCCCAAAAAGGCatatcaccaccaccgagaATCAATCATGTAGCTCATATCATGACTGGCATTTTCATTGAGATGCACCCAATATGTCGGATTCCAGAACGATTGCAGCGGTGCATAGACACAAATTCGACAGATCAACTCAGCACAATCGAGAAAGAAGCTTTATACATATACATTAGATTACAGCGCAACTCGACGGACAACTCCGAAAATATCTATCGCCAACTGCAACTGGAACTCTTGGATCAAAATCCCAAGACGCCAACGCTCAGGGATATATGGCAAAGGGTTGATGAAAACCAGCGGAACACACTTGTAAACAACTGGCTTCAAATGAAAGCTCTGGCTCTGCTCTCACCTGAAACCGGAATCCAACCCCATCTAAAGCTTCGCAGTGTACTAGCCGCCGAGCGATGGGCATTTCACCAGTGTCGTGGCTCCTTCGTATGGAGAATCTTCTGGCTTTGGTCTGGTAATGTCTATGGAACTGCGACCATCTTCGCCTCTCGTGTTACCAGAATAG TCATGATTGTGCTGTTGGCAAGCCTGACACTCCGAAGAGTTACTGACCTGATCTTCATGGCCAAAGTTACCAAATCCATGCCTGAAATCCTTTACAGATTGGGTAGTGATAATTTGAACGAGCCGTCGCAGGTCGGAGATCAAGCTTCGCGTATGGTAATGGCTCAAGGAGCTGTTGAAACCAATCAAGACGTACAGGAAGAGTATATAGATTGA
- a CDS encoding hypothetical protein (SECRETED:SignalP(1-20)), whose protein sequence is MHFSQFIVIAATVFTQGSLAVGVKTYSGRDCTGGEVAVTVDGGQACSAGMKPFQSYRENGFGKKNGQRIAFYAESSCNQNSFIYDTYSYDGDYFHSKVCYNIDGHSPVKTARGIKLY, encoded by the coding sequence ATGCATTTTTCTCAGTTCATCGTTATTGCCGCCACAGTCTTCACCCAAGGCAGCCTTGCAGTTGGGGTCAAGACCTACAGTGGTCGTGACTGCACAGGCGGAGAAGTCGCTGTCACAGTCGATGGTGGTCAAGCCTGCAGTGCTGGAATGAAACCCTTCCAGTCTTACAGGGAGAATGGATTCGGCAAGAAAAACGGACAGAGAATTGCATTCTATGCTGAATCCAGTTGCAACCAAAACTCGTTCATATACGACACCTACTCTTATGATGGAGATTACTTCCATTCCAAGGTGTGCTACAACATCGATGGCCATTCGCCTGTCAAGACTGCTCGAGGTATCAAACTCTATTAA
- a CDS encoding hypothetical protein (TransMembrane:7 (o44-65i86-109o115-134i146-167o173-193i200-219o225-243i)), which produces MLSKDLCKPDSFKFQDDSFPTKENHSRTEVEADLTSTIAPDGGLQAWLVAAGAACIFFSCLGFANSFGVLQEYYMTHQLRGHSADAVAWIGSVSTFIQFSAGALSGPLFDRYGAWVIRPAAVTYVFAIMMTSLCTEYWHFMLAQGVLMGSAMAFLQIPAFAAVSQYFDKKRAAAFGIAVSGSSIGGVVFPIALSKMLNDSSLGFGTIISGVSAAFTLVVKDPRDNGTYMGMGLAVSSLAALIGPPVNGALIDRYGGEIVNAYRSERLEYIKADKNDANLQKVALEILKDPVIQALTAPTILQPKGQKECDSYLESVCDSLLGVAICLRDENSETLTIIGVMCIGWGGISPTVVHHRNAEIGITLLKEHQGQGYGREAINWILDWGFRHAGLHTIGISTASYNPRAVHLYESMGFVHEGIRRQQIWQNRGWHDLINLGMTEREWEILRGLPQLQNS; this is translated from the exons ATGTTATCAAAAGACTTGTGTAAACCGGACAGCTTCAAATTTCAAGATGACTCTTTTCCAACCAAGGAGAATCATTCGAGAACAGAAGTAGAAGCTGATCTGACGTCAACTATTGCGCCTGATGGTGGCCTACAAGCCTGGCTCGTCGCTGCAGGTGCGGCCTGTATCTTCTTCTCGTGTCTCGGCTTCGCCAATTCATTCGGCGTCCTTCAAGAATACTACATGACGCATCAGCTTCGAGGTCACTCAGCAGATGCAGTTGCATGGATCGGATCTGTCTCGACATTTATCCAGTTTTCTGCTGGAGCATTGAGTGGGCCATTGTTTGATCGCTACGGAGCTTGG GTGATCAGGCCAGCTGCAGTTACATACGTCTTTGCAATAATGATGACAAGTTTATGCACAGAGTACTGGCACTTTATGCTTGCCCAAGGCGTCTTGATGGGTAGTGCCATGGCATTTCTCCAGATCCCAGCCTTTGCAGCTGTCTCTCAGTACTTTGACAAGAAACGAGCAGCGGCATTTGGAATAGCAGTCTCGGGCTCTTCCATTGGCGGAGTTGTCTTTCCAATTGCCCTGTCCAAGATGCTGAATGACTCTTCACTTGGTTTTG GTACAATCATTTCCGGTGTCTCTGCAGCCTTTACCCTTGTGGTGAAGGACCCTCGGGATAATGGTACGTATATGGGAATGGGTCTGGCAGTTAGCTCTCTTGCCGCTTTGATCGGACCGCCTGTCAATGGTGCTCTTATCGATCGATATGGAG GCGAGATCGTCAACGCCTATCGGTCTGAGCGACTAGAGTACATAAAAGCTGACAAAAACGATGCAAATCTCCAAAAGGTAGCCTTGGAGATCTTGAAAGACCCTGTTATTCAGGCTCTCACTGCGCCCACGATACTTCAACCCAAGGGCCAAAAAGAATGCGACTCGTACCTTGAATCTGTCTGCGACTCCCTCCTAGGCGTCGCCATCTGTCTACGCGATGAAAACTCGGAAACACTTACTATTATTGGTGTCATGTGCATTGGCTGGGGCGGCATTTCTCCCACCGTTGTCCATCATCGCAATGCCGAAATCGGCATCACTCTTCTGAAGGAGCACCAGGGCCAAGGTTATGGAAGGGAGGCCATCAACTGGATACTAGACTGGGGTTTTCGACATGCCGGTCTGCACACAATCGGAATCTCAACTGCTTCGTATAACCCACGGGCTGTTCATCTTTACGAGAGTATGGGGTTTGTACATGAGGGAATAAGAAGGCAACAGATCTGGCAGAACCGTGGATGGCATGATTTGATCAACTTGGGAATGACGGAAAGGGAATGGGAGATTCTGCGTGGATTGCCACAGCTACAGAATTCATGA
- a CDS encoding hypothetical protein (TransMembrane:6 (o57-78i90-113o133-154i175-201o213-233i254-277o)), with product MSTSAFVGSPPATEDDLHIVKGVLRMYGLENFNASLGLTFSIQKPENPPVETKVPEILAGMVIVIVAIVVPTVARILIRSRGARTQFGADDWAIICAASLAVVYPILCIVMLFQTGAGRHTYESTYEEYNLYMYYLTVCKIIFYIAVGLIKVSITLFVRRLADRASRKWKLFADMFLGTVIIYLLLAIFFLLLAPIIMLWYVKINTGKKARLFFIWLVGGTTVLGGLLQQTMITITNDSCWQYTSAMRWTVMDLTFGTLAASLPVLDAAIMGTWTSIKTKIGTSRSHSRSRTQGWTDLENDTRNTTTVRTMRRDSVTDSESMENMRGQDKGMEMGILRTDEVELTYDEETASKISHTR from the exons ATGAGTACCTCCGCATTCGTTGGCTCGCCGCCTGCAACTGAGGATGATCTTCACATTGTGAAAGGCGTACTGCGCATGTATGGCCTGGAAAATTTCAATGCGAGTTTAGGTCTCACGTTCTCTATCCAAAAGCCTGAGAATCCACCTGTCGAAACCAAGGTCCCAGAGATTCTTGCGGGAATGGTCATTGTTATCGTGGCCATTGTTGTACCGACAGTAGCGAGGATCCTCATTCGATCAAGAGGAGCAAGAACACAATTTGGAGCCGATGACTGGGCTATCATTTGCGCTGCG TCTTTGGCAGTCGTCTACCCGATTCTCTGTATAGTAATGCTCTTCCAGACGGGTGCTGGTCGACATACTTACGAAAGCACCTACGAAGAGTACAACCTTTACATGTACTACTTGACAGTGTGCAAGATCATATTCTATATTGCTGTTGGTCTCATCAAGGTATCCATCACTTTGTTTGTCCGCCGCCTTGCCGACAGAGCCTCGAGAAAATGGAAGTTGTTTGCAGACATGTTCTTGGGAACAGTCATCATTTACCTTCTACTCGCCATTTTCT TTCTTTTACTCGCACCAATCATCATGCTATGGTATGTCAAGATCAACACTGGCAAGAAAGCACGTCTCTTCTTTATCTGGCTCGTGGGCGGTACGACAGTCCTGGGTGGTCTACTCCAGCAGACAATGATTACCATCACCAACGACTCCTGCTGGCAATACACATCCGCGATGCGCTGGACGGTCATGGATTTGACTTTTGGCACTCTGGCTGCCTCTTTACCGGTGCTGGACGCGGCTATAATGGGTACATGGACCTCcatcaagaccaagatcGGCACGTCTCGGTCGCACTCACGATCTCGAACACAGGGATGGACGGATTTAGAAAACGATACAAGGAATACCACGACAGTCAGGACTATGCGACGGGACTCGGTCACGGACTCGGAGTCAATGGAGAATATGAGAGGTCAGGACAAGGGTATGGAAATGGGAATCCTCCGTACGGATGAAGTGGAACTAACGTACGATGAGGAGACTGCATCGAAAATTTCTCATACAAGGTAG
- a CDS encoding hypothetical protein (TransMembrane:12 (i52-70o99-119i126-145o151-173i185-208o220-237i307-329o344-362i374-393o405-425i446-464o470-493i)), with protein MSEKKQDGDLDYEKTDVLHDDMPVELAPAIIANEIAHEVENHKFSPWTKSMFHLYAVLFVAYCCGCLNGYDGSLMGGLNGMTSYQRTFNMKSSGSDTGIVFMIYNVGSVAAAPTVPFTTDLIGRRAGMFTGAVIIIIGTCIQATAKSMAQFMGGRFMLGFGVSYCCIAAPTYVSELAHPKWRGTLTGFYNCMWPVGAIIAGWVVYGSADIEGDDGWRVPVWIQLVTSGIVAICVFFLPESPRWLIANDKHEEAAAILAKFHGEGSVDHPIVQLQMKEMMAQISVEASDKRWWDYRELWGSHNDRRRLICVVGMAIMGQASGNSLSSYYLVTMMNTAGITDEKKVLALNATNSVLGLIGSLIGARLTDKAGRRPLLLYSIVTCSAIFAVITGTSKMAVDDKSNTNAANTTIAFVFLFGVVFSLGWTAQQSMYIAETLRTSTRAKGTALGNFASSCISLVLAYSSGPAFEKIGYYFYLVFVFWDLLEAVFIFFFFPETKDRTLEELNEVFDAPNPVTKSLEPRSEETVRATMGHAGEKVVDV; from the exons ATGTcggaaaagaaacaagatggTGATCTCGACTACGAGAAGACTGATGTCCTTCATGACGATATGCCGGTTGAGTTGGCACCTGCGATAATTGCAAACGAAATCGCCCATGAAGTTGAGAACCACAAGTTTTCGCCATGGACAAAGTCTATGTTTCATCTCTACGCTGTTCTTTTCGTTGCCTACTGCTGTGGCTGCCTCAACGGATACGATG GTAGTTTGATGGGTGGTCTCAATGGTATGACGTCTTATCAGCGCACCTTCAACAT GAAATCCTCTGGTTCAGACACCGGTATTGTGTTCATGATCTACAATGTCGGCAGTGTTGCCGCGGCGCCTACTGTCCCATTCACTACCGATCTTATTGGCCGTCGAGCTGGCATGTTCACTGGCGCTGTTATCATCATTATCGGTACTTGTATCCA GGCAACGGCAAAGTCAATGGCTCAGTTCATGGGTGGTCGCTTCATGCTTGGATTTGGTGTTTCTTACTGCTGTATCGCTGCCCCGACTTATGTCAGCGAGCTTGCTCATCCCAAG TGGAGAGGCACACTCACAGGCTTTTACAACTGCATGTGGCCTGTTGGAGCAATCATCGCCGGCTGGGTAGTTTACGGTAGCGCAGACATCGAAGGCGATGACGGCTGGAGAGTTCCCGTTTGGATTCAACTCGTGACGTCTGGAATTGTTGCCATCTGCGTTTTCTTCCTCCCCGAATCA CCCCGATGGCTAATCGCCAACGACAAGCATGAAGAAGCCGCTGCTATCCTTGCCAAGTTCCACGGTGAGGGTTCCGTTGATCACCCAATCGTTCAACTTCAGAtgaaggagatgatggccCAAATCTCTGTTGAAGCATCAGACAAGCGATGGTGGGATTACCGTGAGCTTTGGGGCTCACACAACGACCGTCGACGACTTATCTGCGTTGTTGGAATGGCCATTATGGGTCAAGCATCTGGCAACTCACTTTCAAGTTACTACCTGGTCACCATGATGAACACTGCTGGAATCACAGACGAAAAGAAGGTCCTTGCTCTCAATGCTACCAACAGTGTTCTAGGTCTGATCGGCTCTCTTATCGGTGCCCGCCTAACAGACAAGGCCGGCCGTcgacctcttcttctctacAGCATTGTTACATGTTCAGCCATTTTCGCAGTCATTACCGGAACTTCCAAAATGGCCGTCGACGACAAATCGAACACTAACGCCGCCAACACCACTATTGCCTTTGTTTTCCTTTTCGGTGTTGTGTTTTCACTCGGATGGACTGCTCAGCAAAGCATGTACATTGCCGAGACTCTGCGAACCTCTACCCGGGCCAAAGGAACAGCTCTTGGAAATTTTGCGTCCAGCTGTATTTCTCTTGTGCTGGCTTACTCTTCTGGACCTGCGTTTGAGAAGATTGGCTACTACTTCTACCTTGTCTTTGTGTTTTGGGATCTGTTAGAGGCGGtctttatctttttctttttccctGAGACCAAAGATCGAACACTGGAGGAACTCAACGAGGTTTTTGATGCTCCTAACCCTGTTACGAAGTCTCTGGAGCCCAGAAGTGAGGAGACTGTTCGTGCTACGATGGGTCATGCTGGAGAGAAGGTTGTCGATGTATAG
- a CDS encoding hypothetical protein (SECRETED:SignalP(1-16)): MVRFLAGLTAFLGSTGSPAPDTSDCTGTNAISMKCASAEVPYKRDFFYVGGHSVKAASGNITVDQIYVEKLTPAVRITQKNPLVFFHGGGLSGSTWLNTPDGREGWASYFVKKGYVVYLVDNNSIGRSSENDIAGYPMSSGSASETVMKFFTSPENYETYPQAKLHTQWPGTGADGDPVYDQFKKSLIPLTTNFVGQENALRAAGCEMLSLLGEKAYLISHSLGSRNPLLLSNDCPEYIAGSINLETATSPFWSYAEGLGGFAASPWGLTNTPVTYDPPVKDPSELKHESVGNETLAHRNCYLQVEPARKLPQINKVPYLLLTGEASIHITYDHCAVDFLKQAGGKPEWIKLSEFGIKGNGHFLHVEKNNLQIAGLVDAWIRGQLVKSKFGK; encoded by the exons ATGGTTCGCTTTCTAGCCGGCTTGACGGCCTTTCTTGGTTCCACAGGCTCGCCTGCACCCGATACCTCGGACTGTACAGGTACCAATGCCATTAGCATGAAGTGTGCCTCTGCTGAGGTCCCTTACAAGCGTGATTTCTTCTACGTTGGTGGTCACTCTGTCAAGGCCGCTTCTGGCAACATCACAGTCGATCAGATTTATGTGGAGAAACTCACACCAGCCGTGAGAATCACTCAGAAGAATCCTCTTGTTTTTTTCCACGGCGGTGGTCTTTCGGGAAGCACGTGGCTCAACACACCTGATGGACGTGAGGGTTGGGCCAGCTATTTCGTCAAGAAAGGCTATGTTGTTTATTTGGTTGATAACAACTCTATCGGTCGCAGTTCCGAGAATGATATTGCCGGTTACCCCATGTCCTCCGGCTCAGCTTCTGAGACTGTTATGAAGTTCTTCACATCACCTGAAAACTACGAGACTTATCCTCAGGCTAAGCTCCACACACAGTGGCCCGGTACTGGAGCTGATGGCGATCCCGTTTATGATCAGTTCAAGAAGTCTCTGATCCCTCTCACGACCAACTTTGTCGGCCAGGAGAATGCTCTCCGCGCTGCTGGCTGTGAGATGCTTTCTCTACTGGGCGAAAAGGCCTATCTTATCTCTCATTCGCTGGGGAGCAGAAACCCTCTCCTTCTTTCTAACGATTGCCCTGAGTACATCGCTGGTAGCATCAACCTTGAAACAGCCACTTCGCCTTTCTGGTCTTACGCAGAAGGCCTAGGCGGTTTTGCTGCGTCGCCATGGGGTTTGACCAATACACCAGTCACTTACGACCCTCCTGTGAAGGACCCATCTG AATTAAAGCATGAGTCAGTTGGAAATGAAACATTGGCTCATCGTAATTGCTACCTCCAAGTTGAGCCTGCGCGCAAGCTTCCTCAGATTAACAAGGTCCCCTACCTTCTTCTTACCGGCGAGGCTTCTATCCATATCACATATGACCACTGCGCTGTCGACTTTCTCAAGCAAGCTGGCGGCAAACCTGAGTGGATTAAACTGTCGGAATTCGGTATCAAGGGCAATGGCCACTTTTTGCATGTTGAGAAGAACAACCTCCAAATTGCTGGTCTTGTCGATGCTTGGATTCGGGGTCAACTGGTCAAATCTAAATTTGGCAAATGA
- a CDS encoding hypothetical protein (SECRETED:SignalP(1-19)~CAZy:GH43_24~CAZy:GH43_37~CAZy:GH43~CAZy:GH43_3) produces the protein MYHYLWTLVSVLAASTVQASVDIVSGATWTATNTGDHVQAHGHGLIEVDGTYYMIGEDKTHGTYFQNVNCYSSTDLVEWTYRGALLSRTTEAGDLGPNRIVERPKVIYNDDTGKYVLYLHIDSSDYKDARVGVATGDSVCGKYTYHRSFRPLGKQSRDMGLFKDDDGTAYLMTEDREFGTRIMALSDDYLNVTEITYEWKYFAESPAMLKQNGYYFIFGSHLTGWNANDNVYSYSKSLSGPWSEWTEFAPIGSKTFQSQVSYIQPLGDGNAIYIGDRWVSTNLAASTYVWLPLKVDGTKVTLDWYDSWAPDVSKGTWSETKTTKLEGEDAEMGNEARVISCNECSGDKAVGYIGGDKKGTLTFKNIKSSGGLSTINIKYRNGDTGSRYATVSVNGESQKLAFLSTRHLSETGLSRGFFDLEDGDNTIVISNDDGWGPDVDALLPPSQ, from the exons ATGTATCACTATCTCTGGACCCTCGTTTCTGTGCTTGCAGCCAGTACTGTTCAAGCTTCTGTCGACATCGTCTCTGGTGCCACATGGACTGCA ACCAACACTGGCGACCATGTCCAAGCACATGGTCATGGCTTAAT CGAAGTTGATGGTACCTATTACATGATCGGCGAAGACAAAACCCACGGCACTTATTTCCAGAACGTCAACTGCTACTCGTCCACTGATCTCGTCGAATGGACATACCGCGGTGCGCTTCTGTCCCGCACCACTGAGGCTGGTGATCTCGGACCCAACCGCATCGTCGAAAGACCCAAGGTCATTTACAACGATGATACGGGAAAGTACGTTTTGTATCTGCACATCGACAGCTCTGACTACAAAGACGCTCGAGTGGGTGTAGCTACAGGTGACAGTGTTTGTGGAAAGTATACCTATCATCGCAGCTTCCGACCCCTTGGTAAGCAGAGTCGTGATATGGGTTTGttcaaggatgatgatggaacTGCCTATCTTATGACTGAGGAT CGCGAGTTTGGAACAAGAATTATGGCCTTGTCGGATGACTATCTCAACGTTACCGAAATCACATATGAATGGAAATACTTTGCTGAGTCACCTGCTATGTTGAAGCAGAATGGTTATTACTTTATCTTTGGGTCTCATCTGACTGGATGGAATGCAAACGACAAC GTTTACAGCTATTCCAAGTCTCTTTCTGGTCCATGGTCAGAGTGGACCGAGTTCGCACCCATTGGATCAAAGACCTTCCAAAGCCAAGTCAGCTACATTCAACCACTCGGTGACGGCAACGCTATCTACATCGGTGACCGCTGGGTTTCCACCAATCTCGCCGCTAGCACTTATGTCTGGCTACCCCTCAAAGTCGATGGAACCAAGGTCACACTCGACTGGTACGACTCATGGGCACCGGATGTCTCAAAGGGCACCTGGTCTGAAACAAAAACGACCAAACTCGAAGGCGAAGACGCTGAGATGGGCAATGAGGCGAGAGTCATCTCATGCAACGAGTGTAGCGGAGACAAGGCTGTTGGATACATCGGTGGTGACAAGAAGGGTACTCTCACattcaagaacatcaagagcTCGGGTGGTCTGAgcaccatcaacatcaaatACCGAAATGGTGACACCGGCTCTCGTTACGCAACGGTTTCTGTCAATGGAGAGTCACAGAAGCTCGCTTTCCTATCGACGAGACATCTCTCTGAGACTGGTCTGAGCCGCggattctttgatcttgaagatggagataaCACGATTGTCATCTCCAACGATGATGGTTGGGGTCCTGATGTTGATGCTTTACTACCACCATCACAATAG